In Vicia villosa cultivar HV-30 ecotype Madison, WI linkage group LG7, Vvil1.0, whole genome shotgun sequence, the DNA window ATTTCAAAAGCCCTAAGAACCACTTTCAAAGCACGAACATGTTTCCAATTCCCCTCTCCCACAATCAACGTGTCATCCACAAATTGAAGGATGTCCACACTACAAGAATCACTAAGAGTGAATTTTTGGAATTCACCTACATGGATAGATTGCTTCACAAGACCCGTTAATCCTTCCGCCACTAAcacaaaaaggaaaggagaaagaggGTCCCCTTGCCTCTACCCCTTATGAACAAAGAACTCCTTCGTAAGGCTCCCATTCACAAGCACCGACATCTTACTATTAAAAATCAACAACTCTATCCACTTCATCCATTTATCACTGAACCCTATCCTTTTAAGCATATACCTTAAAAGGCTCCAATTGACCTTATCATaagccttctcaaaatcaacctTGAAAAGAAGACAATTTTTCCCTCTTTTCTAGCAAAATCCACCACCTCATTCGCCACTAGAACACCATCCAACAATTGCCGCCCAGGAACAAAAACACTTTGAGAATTAGATATGATCGAATTAAGTACCCCTTTTAATCTACCCGCCAAAAGCTTAACCACCACCTTGTACATGCatcccaccaaacaaataggtCTATAATCGTCCAAACTCAAAGGATTTTTGCACTTGGGAATAAGAGTAAGGAATGAAGAACACACCGTCTTTGAAATAAAATTTCCTTCAAAGAAAGACTTGAAGAAGTTAACAAAATCAACTTTGGTAATATGCCAACACttctttaaaaaaagaaaagaatacccatccggacccggacttttCTCCCCACCACAATTCCACACTGCCTCTTTAATCTCATTTTCAAGAAAAGGTTTTTCAATCTCCGAAGCTTCTCCACCGCTTATGGATCTAAAATGAATACCGTCCAAGGTCGGTCTCACACTTTCAACTTCAAAAAACTTGTTGCTAAAATGATTGAACACCACTTCCCTCACTTCCTCCACCGACTCTACCACCACCCCCACATGGTTTAACGGCCCTAAATGATTAATCCTTCTTCTTTGTTTCATAACCTTGTTAAAAAACCACTATTGTAATCTCCCTCTTTAAGCTACTTCACTCTagatttttgaagaagcataTTTTCCTTCAACCTTAAATTCTTCCAAAATCTACCACAAGCTTCCCTTCTCAAGAGCATATTCTCATCAAAGTTAGCGTAGTTATCCGCCATCAAGTTCTCCTCGGCCAAGTTCTCCTCTTCCCTCTATCTTCATACCCTTCCACTCACTCTCCACAAACGGAATAAAATAATCGAAAGCGAACCACTCGTTATTGAATCTAAAAGGTTTAGGCCCCCAATTAACCTTATCTGACTTCACCCAAATAGGACAATGGTCCAAAACATCCCGGTCTCCAATGAATTGACCAATCACCTTCCATCTATTCACAACTTTACTAGATAAAAGGAACCGATCAATTCTACTTTTCGACTTGCCATCTCCACTAAACCAAGAAAATTTCTTCCCTTTACAAGGTATGTCCACCAAAAGAGTCTTGTCAATGAATTTCGCGAATAAATTTACCTCTCTTTGATTCTCCGAAACCGCCCTTCCTCTTCTTTCACCGCCATTTTTAATAGCGTTAAAATCGCCACCTAAAATCCACTCCCCATCTTTGAATTTCTCCATCAAACCAAGAAGATCATTCCACAACACTCTCTTTTTACTAAGCTTACAAGATGAATACACGTTCACAACATAGTAAATTTGATTTTTCCACCTCACCTTGATTCCCAAAAAACATCCCCTTTAGAGCTAATCTCCACGTCTATTAATCCTTATTCCAAATGGTAAGAATCCCCCCCGATCTCCCCAAATAATTGGAAAAAGAATAACCCACCTCCGTATCTCTCCAAAAACTTTTAGCCGTCGCATCATCCATACTCACCACTTTAGTCTcttgtaataaaaaaatatccGCGTTGCCCTTCTTAATCAAAGACGGAATTCTCCTTCTCTTGAGAATATTCATACCCGCTCTAATGTTCAATGAATCTATAATCATTAGGAATCATTGTTGGACACCCTCCTTGCCTTCCCTTCTATGTCTTTCCCTCTTTCGAGATCCTCAATCCTACTTAGAAGTTTACTTCGCCCCTCCTCTTCCACAACACCCGAAGCCACTATAGCCGACCACAATTTTCCGGGATCCTCATTGTTCAAAAACTCCCATTGTCTAAAATTGCTTCTTCTAATATCAGAATCCTCCCTTTGAGTGCCATAAAACAAAGAAACCGAACCACTATTTTGACCCTCGCCTTCTTTATGAATAAACTTCTCTAGAGAGCCCTTCTTGCTAACCTCACACAACTCCTCTGTATTGTCCCTACCTCTTATTCTTTTAAATTCCTTTCCTTTTCTCCTTTTGCTCAAGCATCCCTTACCTAAACCTCCCACACCATTCAAACacttcattttaattttcttttttccacCATTATAAGACTCCTCTACCGCACCACATTTCTTCGTATCGTCACGTCCCTCAAACCGGTCCCCACCTCCTTGAATAACCGGGGGATTCCGAAGGCGACTCAATGCACCATCAAAATTCCCAAAATCAGAATTTCCTCCATCCCCGGCTCCTTCTAATTGCTGAGTTACCAACACAGAATTGGAAAAAACCTCAATTATGTCCGCCGAACTCTCACCAGCCACCCCCACAGTCTTACTCCCCTTCCCAGAACTACCATTCATATTACCTTTGCCAGAACTTCCCACCTTCCCCGAGAAAACAGAACCCACAGGCAGACAATTGAGATCCGGCGAAACCGGACAAAGAACAGGACTGATACTACTAGTACTAA includes these proteins:
- the LOC131620159 gene encoding uncharacterized protein LOC131620159 — its product is MKQRRRINHLGPLNHVGVVVESVEEVREVVFNHFSNKFFEVESVRPTLDGIHFRSISGGEASEIEKPFLENEIKEAVWNCGGEKSPGPDGYSFLFLKKCWHITKVDFVNFFKSFFEGNFISKTVCSSFLTLIPKCKNPLSLDDYRPICLVGCMYKVVVKLLAGRLKGVLNSIISNSQSVFVPGRQLLDGVLVANEVVDFARKEGKIVFFSRLILRRLMISVDILQFVDDTLIVGEGNWKHVRALKVVLRAFEIVSGLGINFHKSKLIGINSNNHFLDAVSHFLSCKREESCFHFLGIPIGCNPRKESTWNPLVAKMKSILEGWTNRFLNLGGRITLLKSVLSSLAIFTMSFYKVPSRVVKKFTSIQNKFLWGGVEDKRKIHWVKWSDVNFPLEDGGLGVKNINLFNFALLCKWRWRILEGSNSLW